From the Streptomyces sp. KMM 9044 genome, one window contains:
- a CDS encoding ScbR family autoregulator-binding transcription factor encodes MQDRARATRKVLLESAARLFVERGYAGTSVNDISDHSGRTSGAIYFHYSSKEKLALAVVREQFATWPQLDAVYARPGVPPLEKLVGLSFRVAQSLSEDVVARAGARLWAERRTIEADVPTPFDAWSVAATRLLAQARTRGELAEGVEPSAAAVTLVCAFFGLCTLTDEMPGGRNWRERLDQWWMLVLRFLQADPDPAALLARARAETPAQWEDLAPCPV; translated from the coding sequence GTGCAGGACAGGGCGCGTGCGACCCGCAAAGTGCTGTTGGAGTCGGCAGCACGTCTATTCGTCGAGCGGGGATATGCGGGAACGAGTGTCAACGACATAAGCGATCACTCGGGAAGAACCAGCGGGGCGATCTATTTCCATTACTCCAGCAAGGAGAAGCTGGCACTGGCCGTGGTCCGCGAGCAGTTCGCCACCTGGCCGCAGCTCGATGCCGTATACGCCAGGCCCGGCGTCCCTCCGCTGGAGAAGCTGGTCGGCCTCAGTTTCCGGGTCGCGCAGTCCCTCAGCGAGGACGTCGTCGCGCGTGCCGGTGCACGGCTGTGGGCGGAACGCCGCACCATCGAGGCCGACGTACCCACGCCGTTCGACGCCTGGTCGGTGGCCGCCACCCGGCTTCTCGCACAGGCCCGCACCAGAGGCGAACTCGCGGAGGGGGTCGAGCCGTCGGCCGCGGCCGTGACGCTCGTGTGCGCGTTCTTCGGGCTCTGCACCCTGACCGACGAGATGCCGGGCGGGCGGAACTGGAGGGAGCGGCTCGACCAGTGGTGGATGCTGGTACTGCGGTTCCTGCAGGCGGATCCCGACCCGGCCGCTCTGCTCGCCCGAGCACGGGCGGAGACGCCTGCGCAGTGGGAGGACCTGGCTCCGTGCCCTGTCTGA
- a CDS encoding HAD family hydrolase — protein sequence MTVHRILSWSPAAIVFDCDGTLMDTEQHWQEARSSTFRAFSLKPPAGFADRAKGMHYTECGALMAEEAGKPDLVEDLTGTLLDTFTTLVDQDPVTMPGAAALVRLAARHLPLAVASNCPREVVESCLDRAGLLDCFGHVVVAGENVRPKPQPDVYQVAARLCGVPPEEALAVEDSLTGMESARRAGLRVLGIGPCPPGPEAKKADLWVASLADRELLSWAHSRIGV from the coding sequence ATGACAGTTCACCGCATCCTTTCCTGGTCCCCCGCCGCCATCGTCTTCGACTGCGACGGCACCCTGATGGACACGGAACAACACTGGCAGGAGGCCCGGAGCAGCACCTTCCGGGCGTTCAGCCTCAAACCGCCGGCCGGGTTCGCCGACCGGGCGAAGGGCATGCACTACACCGAGTGCGGCGCGCTCATGGCCGAGGAGGCCGGGAAACCGGACCTCGTGGAGGACCTGACCGGCACACTCCTCGACACCTTCACCACACTCGTCGACCAGGACCCTGTCACCATGCCGGGCGCCGCCGCCCTGGTCCGGCTGGCCGCCCGCCACCTCCCCCTCGCCGTGGCGAGCAACTGCCCCCGCGAAGTGGTCGAGTCGTGCCTGGACCGGGCCGGACTTCTCGACTGCTTCGGCCACGTCGTGGTCGCCGGCGAGAACGTACGGCCGAAGCCACAGCCCGACGTCTACCAGGTGGCCGCCCGTCTCTGCGGCGTGCCGCCCGAGGAGGCGCTGGCTGTGGAGGACTCGTTGACCGGCATGGAGTCCGCCCGCCGGGCGGGACTGCGCGTTCTCGGCATCGGGCCGTGCCCGCCGGGGCCCGAGGCGAAGAAGGCCGACCTGTGGGTCGCGAGCCTCGCCGACAGGGAACTGCTGTCGTGGGCCCACAGCCGGATCGGCGTGTAG
- the dhaL gene encoding dihydroxyacetone kinase subunit DhaL: MTTAAFDTTQTSDWMHRFAESVYATEAELTELDQKVGDGDFGTNLAAGVRAAGLLLDRTGGPADSAKELGAVATAFLDEIGGTSGPLFGLLFQALSRAAADSAADPGGGLTTGALAEGTAQGLAAIRRVGDAVPGDKTLVDALTPAAAALRAAEGTPPAAALAAAADGAWQGVRDTAFLTARRGRASYLGDRATGIPDPGAVGVALFFASAAATVHTLAPHLSTG, encoded by the coding sequence ATGACGACCGCCGCTTTCGACACCACGCAGACCAGTGACTGGATGCACCGCTTCGCCGAATCGGTGTACGCCACCGAGGCCGAGCTGACCGAGCTGGACCAGAAGGTGGGGGACGGCGACTTCGGGACCAACCTCGCCGCGGGGGTCCGGGCCGCCGGGCTGCTGCTCGACCGGACGGGAGGTCCGGCCGACTCCGCGAAGGAGCTGGGAGCCGTGGCCACCGCCTTCCTCGACGAGATCGGTGGTACCAGCGGCCCTCTGTTCGGTCTGTTGTTCCAGGCGTTGAGCAGGGCCGCCGCCGATTCCGCCGCCGATCCCGGCGGCGGGTTGACCACGGGTGCGCTCGCCGAGGGCACAGCCCAGGGCCTGGCCGCCATCCGCCGTGTGGGAGATGCCGTGCCCGGGGACAAGACACTGGTCGATGCGCTGACCCCGGCCGCCGCCGCGTTGCGGGCGGCGGAGGGCACTCCGCCCGCGGCGGCTCTGGCCGCGGCAGCGGACGGCGCATGGCAGGGGGTGCGGGACACCGCGTTCCTGACGGCGCGCAGGGGCCGGGCGAGCTACCTGGGCGACCGGGCGACGGGCATCCCGGACCCCGGAGCGGTGGGCGTCGCCCTGTTCTTCGCCTCCGCCGCGGCGACCGTGCACACCCTGGCGCCTCATCTCTCCACCGGCTGA
- a CDS encoding dihydroxyacetone kinase subunit DhaK, with protein sequence MTRYFENGTGELVPDALAGFARAHQDLVDHDPADGYVTARHPAPTRTVGLLSGGGSGHEPLHAGYVGAGMLDAACPGRVFASPHNRQIFRASRAVAGPDGVLHLVKNYTGDRINFGIAAERLADAGIACGRVLVDDDLASDSEDIAAGRRGTGATVLVEKVLGGAADTGMGLDALVELGTSVAGRCRTLAVASAAHHAPVTGEPAFALPPGELEYGVGIHGERADRTRSQKQVGVLVEDMAGVLLDTLRPGPDDPVVALVNGLGSVTSLELYGIFGELGRVLDARRVRLARHLVGDYVTALDMRGFSLTLMVADRTVLDFYDAPVHTPAWRW encoded by the coding sequence ATGACCAGGTACTTCGAGAACGGCACCGGTGAACTCGTCCCCGATGCGCTGGCCGGATTCGCCCGCGCTCACCAGGACCTCGTGGACCACGACCCCGCGGACGGATACGTCACCGCCCGGCACCCCGCGCCGACACGGACTGTGGGGCTCCTCTCGGGTGGAGGTTCGGGACACGAACCCCTGCACGCCGGATACGTCGGTGCGGGCATGCTCGATGCCGCCTGCCCCGGGAGGGTCTTCGCCTCTCCGCACAACCGACAGATCTTCCGGGCCTCCCGCGCGGTGGCGGGTCCGGACGGCGTGCTGCACCTCGTGAAGAACTACACGGGCGACCGGATCAACTTCGGTATCGCGGCCGAGCGGCTCGCCGACGCGGGGATCGCCTGCGGGAGGGTCCTCGTCGACGACGACCTCGCCTCCGACTCCGAGGACATCGCCGCCGGGCGCCGCGGCACGGGCGCCACGGTTCTGGTGGAGAAGGTCCTGGGCGGCGCCGCGGACACCGGAATGGGGCTCGACGCGCTGGTGGAACTCGGCACCTCCGTGGCAGGCCGATGCCGGACGCTTGCCGTCGCCTCCGCCGCTCACCACGCACCGGTCACCGGTGAGCCGGCCTTCGCGCTGCCGCCCGGCGAACTGGAGTACGGCGTCGGTATCCACGGCGAACGCGCCGACCGCACCCGGAGCCAGAAACAGGTCGGCGTGCTGGTGGAGGACATGGCGGGGGTGCTGCTGGACACACTGCGCCCCGGACCCGACGATCCGGTCGTCGCCCTGGTCAACGGCCTGGGCTCGGTCACGTCGCTCGAGCTGTACGGGATCTTCGGTGAGCTGGGCCGCGTCCTGGACGCCCGGCGGGTCCGGCTCGCCCGGCACCTCGTCGGCGACTACGTCACGGCACTCGACATGCGGGGCTTCTCCCTGACCCTCATGGTCGCCGACCGCACGGTGCTGGACTTCTACGATGCGCCGGTCCACACCCCGGCGTGGCGATGGTGA
- a CDS encoding phytoene desaturase family protein, translated as MLDVVVVGAGPNGLTAAVELARRGFSVALFEARGTVGGGARTEELTLPGFRHDPCSAAHPLGINSPAFRALPLERYGLEWLHADLPMAHPFPDGTAAVLSRSVGETAASFGPRDAGAYRRLVQPFLPRWDTLARDFMSLPLTALPRDPVGLARFGLVGLQPSTWLTRRFRDERARALFAGLVAHVMAPLGGFATGAVGLVFALAAHARGWPVARGGSQAISDALAAYLSDLGGAVHTDYDVKRLDDLPPARAYVFDTSPTALARIAGLGNHYANYRYGPGVFKIDYALDGPVPWTAPEARRASTVQIGADSAEIGAALRAASREGRAPDPPFLITVQPGVADPTRAPAGKQVFWAYGHVPSGWTGDLTDAVERQLERFAPGFRDRVLARATAGPPEIAARNANYVGGDIGSGAASGLQLLLRPRPSLFPYATPHPAVFICSSATPPGPGVHGMSGHNAAKAVWRRLRQP; from the coding sequence ATGCTCGATGTGGTCGTGGTGGGCGCGGGGCCGAACGGACTGACCGCTGCCGTGGAGCTGGCCCGGCGCGGTTTCTCCGTCGCCCTGTTCGAGGCGAGGGGCACCGTCGGGGGCGGCGCCCGCACCGAGGAACTGACCCTGCCCGGCTTCCGGCACGACCCGTGCTCCGCGGCCCACCCGCTGGGCATCAACTCGCCCGCGTTCCGTGCCCTCCCGCTGGAGCGCTACGGCCTCGAGTGGCTGCACGCGGACCTGCCCATGGCGCACCCCTTCCCCGACGGCACGGCGGCCGTGCTGTCCCGGTCGGTCGGCGAGACGGCCGCCAGTTTCGGCCCGCGCGACGCCGGGGCGTACCGCCGCCTGGTCCAGCCCTTCCTGCCCCGGTGGGACACCCTGGCACGCGACTTCATGTCCCTGCCGCTCACCGCGCTGCCCCGTGACCCGGTCGGCCTGGCCCGCTTCGGCCTCGTCGGACTGCAGCCCTCCACCTGGTTGACGCGCCGCTTCCGCGACGAGCGGGCCAGGGCCCTGTTCGCCGGGCTCGTCGCCCATGTGATGGCGCCCCTCGGCGGCTTCGCCACCGGCGCCGTGGGCCTGGTCTTCGCCCTCGCCGCGCACGCCCGCGGCTGGCCCGTCGCCCGCGGCGGCTCCCAGGCCATCTCGGACGCACTCGCCGCCTACCTGTCGGACCTCGGGGGCGCCGTCCACACCGACTACGACGTCAAGCGCCTCGACGACCTGCCGCCGGCCCGCGCGTACGTCTTCGACACCTCGCCCACCGCCCTCGCCCGCATCGCCGGCCTCGGCAACCACTACGCGAACTACCGCTACGGCCCCGGCGTCTTCAAGATCGACTACGCGCTGGACGGCCCGGTGCCGTGGACCGCGCCCGAGGCCCGCAGGGCCTCCACCGTGCAGATCGGCGCGGACAGCGCCGAGATCGGCGCCGCCCTGCGTGCCGCCTCCCGGGAGGGCCGCGCCCCCGATCCGCCGTTCCTCATCACCGTGCAGCCCGGCGTCGCCGACCCCACCCGTGCCCCGGCCGGCAAGCAGGTCTTCTGGGCCTACGGGCACGTCCCGAGCGGCTGGACCGGCGACCTGACCGACGCCGTGGAACGCCAACTGGAGCGCTTCGCCCCCGGGTTCCGCGACCGTGTCCTGGCCCGCGCCACCGCCGGCCCGCCCGAAATCGCCGCCCGCAACGCCAACTACGTCGGCGGCGACATCGGTTCCGGTGCTGCCTCCGGACTCCAGCTCCTGCTGCGGCCCCGCCCGTCCCTGTTCCCGTACGCCACCCCGCACCCGGCCGTGTTCATCTGCTCGTCGGCCACCCCGCCCGGCCCCGGTGTCCACGGCATGTCCGGGCACAACGCGGCGAAGGCCGTCTGGAGGAGGCTGCGGCAGCCATGA
- a CDS encoding inositol monophosphatase family protein, with the protein MIEHNETIEEFLAGRAVDVEEAVRKAAAQEIMPRWRRLADHEVDRKSGPHDLVTDADRQAELYLTEVLPALLPGSVVVGEEAVHANPASYGGIRGEAPVWIVDPVDGTRQFVHGDAGFCTLVALALDGVVHASWTFAPARDQLATAVRGQGAFLDGARLHAGSPETGRDLRVATSHPDFTTDDQKRSLIALGTDGVAPRACGSAGLEYLAVARGESDATAFTWEAAWDHAAGLLLVEEAGGAHLTRAGEPFRITGGNDLPFTAARDEATARRVAELLSAGA; encoded by the coding sequence ATGATCGAGCACAACGAAACCATCGAAGAGTTTCTCGCCGGGCGGGCCGTCGACGTGGAAGAAGCCGTCCGCAAGGCCGCCGCCCAGGAAATCATGCCGCGCTGGCGCCGGCTCGCCGACCACGAGGTCGACCGCAAGTCCGGCCCGCACGACCTGGTGACCGACGCCGACCGGCAGGCCGAGCTGTACCTCACCGAGGTGCTGCCCGCCCTGCTGCCCGGCTCGGTCGTGGTGGGCGAGGAGGCGGTGCACGCCAACCCGGCGTCGTACGGGGGGATACGCGGCGAGGCGCCGGTGTGGATCGTCGACCCGGTCGACGGCACCCGGCAGTTCGTGCACGGCGACGCCGGATTCTGCACCCTGGTCGCCCTCGCGCTGGACGGAGTCGTCCACGCCTCCTGGACGTTCGCCCCGGCCCGCGACCAGCTCGCCACGGCCGTACGGGGGCAGGGCGCCTTTCTCGACGGCGCGCGGCTGCACGCGGGCTCCCCGGAGACCGGCCGCGATCTGCGCGTGGCCACGTCCCACCCGGACTTCACGACGGACGACCAGAAGCGCTCCCTGATCGCCCTCGGGACCGACGGCGTGGCCCCGCGCGCCTGCGGTTCGGCCGGACTGGAGTACCTGGCCGTCGCCCGTGGCGAATCCGACGCCACCGCCTTCACCTGGGAAGCTGCCTGGGACCACGCGGCGGGCCTGCTCCTCGTCGAGGAGGCGGGCGGCGCCCACCTGACCCGCGCCGGCGAGCCCTTCCGCATCACCGGCGGCAACGACCTCCCCTTCACCGCGGCCCGCGACGAGGCCACGGCCCGCCGGGTGGCGGAACTGCTGTCGGCCGGAGCCTGA
- a CDS encoding Cmx/CmrA family chloramphenicol efflux MFS transporter, with the protein MPFAIYVLGLAVFAQGTSEFMLSGLVEDMAADLGVSLPAVGSLTSAFAVGMIVGAPLVAMLSLRWPRRRALLAFLITFLLAHVVGALTHSFEVLFITRVIAALANAGFLAVGLATAASMAGPQAKSRATSVLLSGVTLALIAGVPLGAVLGEVWGWRSTFWGVAIVCTPAVFAVLWSVPATPVDPVAPSVRHELRAFRTPRAIMTLVLGALVNGATFCSFTYLSPVITNVTDLSSGWVPATLALFGIGSFVGVNVGGRLADSRPGQVLVVGGAALLAGWLLFALTAAIPVVALILAFVQGALSFGVGSTLIAQALYTASDAPTLVGGFATAAMNVGAAAGPALGGLALGADLGYRSPLVVSAVLVATALVLAGVARATGITGGKSDTGATENRPAERPVQAGS; encoded by the coding sequence GTGCCTTTCGCCATCTACGTTCTCGGGCTGGCCGTATTCGCCCAGGGAACGTCGGAGTTCATGCTGTCCGGGCTGGTGGAGGACATGGCCGCCGACTTGGGCGTGTCCCTCCCGGCCGTCGGCTCGCTCACCTCGGCCTTCGCCGTCGGCATGATCGTCGGCGCACCGCTGGTCGCGATGCTGAGCCTGCGATGGCCGCGCCGCCGGGCGCTGCTCGCCTTCCTCATCACCTTCCTCCTGGCCCACGTCGTGGGCGCCCTCACCCACAGCTTCGAGGTCCTCTTCATCACGCGGGTGATCGCCGCACTGGCCAACGCGGGCTTCCTCGCCGTCGGCCTCGCGACCGCGGCGAGCATGGCAGGACCCCAGGCCAAGAGCCGGGCGACCTCGGTGCTCCTGAGCGGGGTCACCCTCGCCTTGATCGCGGGTGTACCCCTCGGCGCCGTACTGGGCGAGGTCTGGGGCTGGCGCTCTACCTTCTGGGGTGTCGCGATCGTCTGCACCCCGGCGGTCTTCGCGGTGCTGTGGTCCGTACCGGCGACGCCCGTCGACCCTGTGGCTCCCAGCGTCCGCCACGAGCTGCGGGCGTTCCGCACGCCCCGGGCGATCATGACGCTCGTGCTCGGGGCGCTGGTCAACGGAGCGACGTTCTGCTCGTTCACGTACCTCTCGCCTGTCATCACCAATGTGACGGATCTGAGCTCCGGGTGGGTGCCTGCCACGCTGGCACTGTTCGGCATCGGGTCCTTCGTCGGGGTCAACGTGGGCGGCCGACTGGCGGACAGCCGTCCCGGCCAGGTGCTGGTGGTCGGTGGTGCGGCGCTGCTGGCGGGTTGGTTGCTCTTCGCCCTCACGGCCGCGATCCCGGTCGTGGCGCTGATCCTCGCCTTCGTCCAGGGGGCGCTCTCGTTCGGCGTGGGCTCCACGTTGATCGCGCAGGCCCTCTACACGGCATCGGACGCCCCCACGCTGGTCGGCGGCTTCGCCACCGCCGCGATGAACGTCGGCGCTGCTGCCGGACCCGCCCTGGGTGGCCTCGCCCTGGGCGCCGACCTCGGCTACCGCTCGCCGCTGGTGGTAAGCGCAGTGCTCGTCGCTACCGCCCTGGTCCTGGCGGGCGTGGCCCGGGCCACCGGCATCACCGGCGGCAAGAGCGACACCGGCGCCACGGAGAACCGTCCAGCCGAGCGCCCGGTGCAGGCCGGTTCCTGA
- a CDS encoding 3-deoxy-7-phosphoheptulonate synthase: MHATTTLASLAGRTAAQQPYWPDPEALDEVERELAGLPVLTTENEVVDLMSGMDLVARGSALLIQGSDCAERFHEAVPELVRQKVDNLQGLAAIMRAGSGLPAVAVGRIAGQYGKPRSSPFETDDSGSGRQMPSYCGDAVNEPEFEPVARTPEPRRLLTAYTCSRLVLDEIRHSWAGRPVLERVYASHELLLLPYERPLVRRGAHGTYSSSAHFGWIGERTRREDSAHVALAQAVHNPIGVKLGPSVSPCDAVALSRSLNPDGVPGRLTFIVRFGAKDVDRLLPSVVEAVARHGAPVVWLCDPMHGNGLKLSGHKTRLIEPMRAEIASFTRALGAHGQWPAGLHLELTPDPVTECVSERDEPPRFTDYRSTCDPRLNPEQSAEMVSHFLSLL; the protein is encoded by the coding sequence ATGCACGCGACCACGACGCTTGCGTCCCTGGCCGGGCGGACGGCGGCGCAACAGCCCTACTGGCCGGACCCGGAGGCGCTCGACGAAGTGGAACGGGAGCTGGCCGGGCTGCCCGTCCTCACCACCGAGAACGAGGTCGTCGACCTGATGAGCGGGATGGACCTGGTCGCCCGCGGCTCGGCGCTCCTCATCCAGGGCAGTGACTGCGCCGAACGTTTCCACGAGGCCGTTCCGGAACTGGTCCGGCAGAAGGTGGACAACCTCCAGGGTCTCGCCGCGATCATGCGGGCCGGCAGCGGGCTGCCTGCGGTGGCAGTCGGTCGCATCGCCGGCCAGTACGGAAAGCCGCGCTCGTCGCCGTTCGAGACCGATGACTCGGGCTCGGGACGGCAGATGCCCAGCTACTGCGGTGACGCCGTGAACGAGCCCGAGTTCGAACCGGTGGCCAGGACCCCGGAGCCCCGTCGGCTCCTCACCGCGTACACGTGCTCGCGGCTCGTTCTCGACGAGATCCGGCACTCCTGGGCGGGGCGGCCCGTCCTGGAACGGGTCTACGCCTCCCACGAGTTGCTTCTCCTGCCCTACGAACGGCCGCTGGTGAGAAGGGGCGCGCACGGTACGTACAGTAGTTCCGCCCACTTCGGGTGGATCGGCGAGCGGACGCGCCGGGAGGACAGCGCCCACGTCGCCCTCGCCCAGGCCGTGCACAATCCGATCGGCGTCAAGCTGGGGCCGTCGGTTTCGCCATGCGACGCGGTCGCCTTGAGCCGGTCGTTGAACCCGGATGGCGTTCCCGGGCGGCTGACGTTCATCGTGCGCTTCGGTGCCAAGGACGTGGACCGGCTCCTGCCGTCGGTCGTCGAAGCGGTCGCCCGCCACGGCGCACCGGTCGTCTGGCTCTGTGACCCCATGCACGGCAACGGGCTGAAGCTGTCCGGCCACAAGACCCGGTTGATCGAGCCGATGCGTGCCGAGATCGCGTCCTTCACCCGGGCGCTGGGGGCGCACGGACAGTGGCCCGCGGGGCTCCACCTGGAGCTGACGCCGGACCCGGTCACCGAGTGCGTGTCGGAGCGGGACGAGCCGCCGCGGTTCACGGACTACCGGTCCACGTGTGACCCGCGTCTGAACCCCGAGCAGTCGGCGGAGATGGTCTCCCATTTCCTCTCCCTGCTCTGA
- the cmlD gene encoding 4-amino-4-deoxychorismate mutase CmlD codes for MTEQDELHRLRTELDFLDGTLLDTLRRRIDCGVRIARYKSLHGVPMMQPGRVNLVKERAARYASDHGLDETFLVNLYDAIITEMCRVEDRVMSRESLTSEDRR; via the coding sequence ATGACCGAGCAGGACGAGCTGCACCGGCTGCGCACGGAACTCGACTTTCTCGACGGCACTCTCCTGGACACGCTGCGCCGCCGCATCGACTGCGGCGTCCGCATCGCGCGGTACAAGTCCCTGCACGGTGTCCCGATGATGCAGCCCGGCCGGGTCAACCTGGTCAAGGAGAGGGCTGCCCGCTACGCGTCCGACCACGGCCTCGACGAGACGTTCCTGGTGAACCTCTACGACGCGATCATCACGGAGATGTGCCGCGTCGAGGACCGGGTGATGAGCCGGGAGAGCCTGACGTCCGAGGACCGGCGTTGA
- the pabB gene encoding aminodeoxychorismate synthase component I yields the protein MRTLLIDNYDSFTYNLFQYIGEATGQPPVVVPNDADWSRLSVEDFDAIVVSPGPGSPDRARDFGISRQAITESGLPVLGVCLGHQGIAQLFGGTVGLAPEPIHGRVSEVRHTGEDVFRGLPSPFTAVRYHSLAVTELPDELEPLAWSDDGVVMGLRHREKPLWGVQFHPESIGSDFGREIMANFRDLVLAHHRARRRAAASPYEVHVRRVDVLPDAAEVRRACLSGDGATFWLDSSAVLEGASRFSFLGDDRGPLAEYVTYRVADGVVSVRGSDGRTTETPQPFFTYLEKQLDRRRVPTAPGLPFEFNLGYVGYLGYELKAETSGDPAHRSPHPDAALLFTDRMIALDHQDGCCYLLALDRRGQDDGARAWLRDTAKTPTGLAARAPAERTPAMAFGAPEAAAGFGPLAQARHDKDAYLKRIDECLKEIRNGESYEICLTNMVTAPTEVMALPLYSALRTISPVPYGALLEFPELSVLSASPERFLTIDADSGVESKPIKGTRPRGGTAEEDERLRADLAGREKDRAENLMIVDLVRNDLNSVCAIGSVHVPRLFEVETYAPVHQLASTIRGRLRPGTSTAACVRAAFPGGSMTGAPKKRTMEIIDRLEEGPRGVYSGALGWFSLSGAADLSIVIRTIVLAAGRAEFGVGGAIVSLSDQEEEFTETVVKARAMVSALDGTAVAGAR from the coding sequence ATGCGCACGCTCCTGATCGACAATTACGACTCGTTCACCTACAACCTGTTCCAGTACATCGGTGAGGCGACCGGTCAACCTCCCGTCGTCGTGCCCAACGACGCCGACTGGTCGCGGCTGTCCGTCGAGGACTTCGACGCGATCGTCGTGTCCCCAGGGCCCGGCAGCCCGGACCGGGCGAGGGATTTCGGGATCAGCCGACAGGCGATCACCGAGAGCGGTCTGCCCGTCCTCGGCGTCTGCCTCGGCCACCAGGGCATCGCCCAGCTTTTCGGCGGAACCGTCGGCCTCGCACCGGAACCGATACATGGCCGGGTCTCCGAGGTGCGGCACACCGGCGAGGACGTCTTCAGAGGTCTTCCCTCGCCGTTCACCGCCGTGCGCTACCACTCCCTGGCCGTTACCGAACTCCCTGATGAGTTGGAGCCTCTTGCCTGGAGCGACGACGGCGTCGTCATGGGTCTGCGGCACCGCGAGAAGCCCCTGTGGGGCGTCCAGTTTCATCCGGAGTCGATCGGCAGCGACTTCGGCCGGGAGATCATGGCCAACTTCCGCGACCTCGTCCTCGCCCATCACCGGGCGCGGCGGCGCGCGGCGGCTTCCCCGTACGAGGTCCATGTGCGCCGTGTCGACGTGCTGCCGGACGCTGCAGAGGTACGCCGCGCCTGCCTGTCCGGCGACGGCGCCACGTTCTGGCTGGACAGCAGCGCCGTCCTAGAAGGCGCCTCGCGCTTTTCCTTTCTCGGCGACGACCGCGGCCCGCTCGCCGAGTACGTCACCTACCGGGTCGCCGACGGTGTCGTCTCCGTCCGCGGCTCCGACGGCCGGACGACGGAGACGCCGCAGCCCTTCTTCACGTACCTGGAGAAGCAGCTCGACCGCCGACGCGTACCCACCGCCCCCGGTCTGCCCTTCGAGTTCAACCTCGGCTACGTCGGCTATCTCGGCTACGAGCTGAAGGCCGAGACGAGCGGCGACCCCGCGCACCGGTCCCCGCACCCCGACGCCGCGCTCCTCTTCACCGACCGCATGATCGCGCTTGACCATCAGGACGGCTGCTGCTACCTGCTTGCCCTCGACCGCCGCGGCCAGGATGACGGGGCGCGGGCCTGGCTGCGGGATACAGCCAAGACCCCCACCGGTCTGGCCGCCCGCGCCCCGGCGGAACGAACCCCCGCCATGGCCTTCGGCGCCCCCGAGGCGGCGGCGGGCTTCGGTCCCTTGGCCCAGGCGCGCCACGACAAGGATGCGTACCTCAAGCGCATCGACGAGTGCCTCAAGGAGATCCGCAACGGCGAGTCGTACGAGATCTGCCTGACCAACATGGTCACTGCGCCGACGGAGGTGATGGCCCTGCCGCTCTACTCCGCGCTGCGCACGATCAGCCCGGTCCCCTACGGCGCCTTGCTCGAGTTCCCGGAGCTGTCGGTGCTCAGCGCCTCGCCCGAGCGGTTCCTCACGATCGACGCAGACAGTGGCGTCGAGTCCAAGCCCATCAAGGGGACCCGTCCCCGAGGCGGCACGGCCGAGGAGGACGAGCGGCTCCGTGCCGACCTGGCCGGTAGGGAGAAGGACCGGGCCGAGAACCTGATGATCGTCGACCTGGTCCGCAACGACCTCAACAGCGTCTGCGCGATCGGCTCCGTCCATGTGCCCCGGCTCTTCGAGGTGGAGACCTACGCGCCCGTGCACCAGTTGGCCTCGACGATCCGGGGGCGGCTGCGGCCTGGCACGAGCACCGCTGCCTGCGTTCGTGCGGCCTTCCCCGGTGGCTCCATGACCGGTGCGCCCAAGAAGCGCACCATGGAGATCATCGACCGGCTGGAAGAAGGCCCCCGGGGTGTCTACTCCGGCGCGCTCGGCTGGTTCTCCCTGAGCGGTGCCGCCGACCTCAGCATCGTCATCCGCACCATCGTGCTGGCCGCCGGCCGGGCGGAGTTCGGCGTTGGCGGGGCGATCGTGTCCCTCTCCGACCAGGAGGAGGAGTTCACCGAGACCGTGGTGAAGGCACGTGCCATGGTCTCCGCCCTTGACGGCACCGCCGTGGCGGGCGCGCGATGA